A genome region from Hymenobacter tibetensis includes the following:
- a CDS encoding Ca2+-dependent phosphoinositide-specific phospholipase C, translating to MKTVLLLTGIFISSFNAFAQDINYKDSHTIACHNCFDPQYANNIEEVFPYTTTIELDIWDTKTWFGIGGWKALNNDWYVRHVATDKVNKNCCGGTLKDCLMRVSNWSKQHPDHSIITIIIDKKENWSNNNESRLPKNLDALILSCFDESKILTPSVLRGKKANLRDALTSNGWPTLESLKGKVMLVLTDGTVITGRQPLDEYLQSSGERALCFVAPEIASEPEISSPKGFSRASVNSIVFFNLSNENKSLATQINSAGFISRIYGIPENINSVNELIKLKVNFIALYNYKIKL from the coding sequence ATGAAAACAGTGCTACTTCTGACCGGAATTTTTATTAGTTCATTTAACGCATTTGCGCAAGATATTAATTATAAAGATAGCCATACTATAGCGTGTCATAATTGCTTTGATCCTCAGTACGCAAATAACATCGAAGAGGTATTCCCTTATACAACAACAATAGAGTTAGATATTTGGGACACCAAGACATGGTTTGGCATCGGAGGGTGGAAAGCGTTAAATAATGATTGGTATGTCAGGCACGTAGCTACAGATAAAGTTAATAAGAATTGCTGCGGAGGGACTTTAAAAGATTGCTTAATGCGCGTTTCAAATTGGTCAAAGCAACATCCTGATCATTCAATTATTACAATTATTATAGATAAAAAGGAAAACTGGAGTAATAATAATGAAAGCAGATTGCCTAAAAATTTAGATGCTCTTATCTTATCATGCTTTGATGAGAGCAAGATATTGACGCCTTCTGTCCTGCGAGGAAAAAAAGCAAATTTACGTGACGCATTGACCTCCAATGGGTGGCCAACTTTGGAATCACTTAAAGGAAAAGTAATGCTAGTTCTTACTGACGGAACAGTAATAACAGGGCGCCAACCATTAGACGAGTATTTGCAGTCCTCCGGAGAAAGAGCACTGTGTTTTGTTGCTCCTGAAATAGCTTCGGAGCCAGAAATTTCCAGTCCCAAAGGGTTTAGCCGAGCTTCAGTAAATTCAATTGTGTTTTTTAACCTTTCAAACGAAAATAAAAGCTTGGCTACTCAAATAAATTCAGCTGGGTTTATTTCTAGAATCTATGGAATACCAGAAAATATTAATTCGGTTAATGAATTAATTAAATTAAAAGTAAATTTTATTGCCTTGTATAATTATAAGATAAAGTTATAA